Part of the Bactrocera neohumeralis isolate Rockhampton unplaced genomic scaffold, APGP_CSIRO_Bneo_wtdbg2-racon-allhic-juicebox.fasta_v2 ctg5742, whole genome shotgun sequence genome is shown below.
ATTGCGCTTTCAAAATCATTCGGAGTTGTTTCGCAATGTCCAAATTTTCTTGTGCGCGAACGAAATGCGAAGCCATCGCAACCGGAGTGTTCGCACCGTTCGTATTGCAAGAGCTCCAGAAAGACTTAAATGACTGCCATTTCTTTACTATATTGACGGACGCCTCTAATCATAGCAGCACAAAAATGTTTCCGATATTAGTTCGCTTCTTTTCgggaaaatgaaaattatagacTTGGTAGATGCACATGGAGAAAGTTCCgaaataattgtaaatttgctgaatagcgcTATGAACAAATTGAACATAAATAAGAAACTAGTTGCGTTTTGTGGAGATAACGCGGCGTGTAATTTTGGCAACGTTAATCGAACCGGCACAAATAATGTGTTCTACAAACTAAAGCAGCTTTATCCTGGATTGATTGGCGGTGGATGTGCAGCGCATATTGTTCACAatactttaaaaaaagcttgCGACAAAATGTCTTTTGATGTGGAGATGATTGTAGTCAAAATTTATTCACATTTCTATTTGTTCACCGTGCGTGtcgcaaaattgaaaaaattttgtgaatccGTGGATGTGGAATATAAAAAACTGATAGGTTACAACAAAACTCGTTTCCTAGGCTTGTTGTCATCAGTCGACTCAATATTAAGAATCTTTGATGGTCTTAAGGAGTATTTTTCGGGAGATCCCAACACCCCAAATTCTTTGCTACTGTTTTTTGAAGATCCAAGGCCCAAGATGTGGCTGTTTTTCCTTCGTGATCAAGTAAGTATCGGTTAATGGGAATGAAATGTGTCAGGCACCAAtaactttcttttaaatttcttacGTAGGCATCTATTTTCAACAGAACAGTTAAAGCAGTGGAAAGCGACAATATTAATGCAATGGAAGTTGGGCATGCACTCAATTCTTTTGTCCAATCGCTCGAATATCGGAAAAAAGAAGCATTTTTGTCCGCTACAGTGCAAAAGGAAATGGAACATATTTCTGCTGTTGACGAAAGAGTGTCAAAAGAAGAGATGCAAGATCTCTCACGTCAATTCTATGGTTCGAATATTAATTTAgattcattttcaatttaaaagcttttattcATTTCTTTCTTAGAAtcatgtataaaatatattgaaaagtgGAATGAACAATTTGACCATATTATGATTTTTGCCTGGTGTGCGCTTGATCAACC
Proteins encoded:
- the LOC126767354 gene encoding uncharacterized protein LOC126767354, which codes for MWLFFLRDQASIFNRTVKAVESDNINAMEVGHALNSFVQSLEYRKKEAFLSATVQKEMEHISAVDERVSKEEMQDLSRQFYESCIKYIEKWNEQFDHIMIFAWCALDQPPQWKFIETTAKYIATNSHFDLESSDTDLFDQFTECAETATHLLQEVQVPQATQGGTIQEDEEA